AAAAGCGCTTGAACACATCCGCACCCCGTTTCTCGACGTCTTTTTCCGATTCTGGACCCTGTTCGGAGAAGAAATGCTGCTGCTCGCCGTCATCGGCGTCTTCTATTGGTGCGTCAACAAAGAGCTGGTCTATAAAGCCGGACTCGCCTATTTCGGCTCGGGTCTCGCGGTCCAGTCACTCAAAATCGCGTTCCGGATCCCGCGCCCGTGGGTGCTGGACACCGCCTTTCAGCCGGTCGAAGGCGCAAAGACGACCGCGACCGGCTATTCGTTTCCGAGCGGGCATTCGCAGGGCTCCGCGGCGGTATTCGGCTCGGCGGGCCTGCACTTCAAAAAACCGTGGGTGAAAATCGCCTGCTTCGTCATCTTCCCGATGGTCACGCTCTCGCGCATGTACCTCGGCGTACATACTCCCCTCGACGTATCCGTCGGCCTGTTATCCGGCTTTGTCTTCGCAGTCATCGCGCAGGTGTTATTCAAGGGCGCATTG
This genomic stretch from Oscillospiraceae bacterium harbors:
- a CDS encoding phosphatase PAP2 family protein; this encodes MDFLKALEHIRTPFLDVFFRFWTLFGEEMLLLAVIGVFYWCVNKELVYKAGLAYFGSGLAVQSLKIAFRIPRPWVLDTAFQPVEGAKTTATGYSFPSGHSQGSAAVFGSAGLHFKKPWVKIACFVIFPMVTLSRMYLGVHTPLDVSVGLLSGFVFAVIAQVLFKGALTPKQNFAVAAVLAFISAAVAVYAGLMYKSGIIEYKYVSDCCKAAAAGLGFAVCWYVERVCIKFDTHCDKWWKHVVKVVLGIAGILLIKEGFKLVFGESLAVDVIRYFLMILWGMLFFPLIIKKTFNRKSNSEFRNQN